The following proteins are encoded in a genomic region of Anguilla anguilla isolate fAngAng1 chromosome 15, fAngAng1.pri, whole genome shotgun sequence:
- the pibf1 gene encoding progesterone-induced-blocking factor 1 isoform X1 has product MPPKKHDKDAKANVSSSLESEDFSLETTVPTEDISSSDERDGAQKITRQLIERKELLHNLQLLKIELSQKNLIIDNLKVDNLTKIEELEERLNDALHQKQLLALRLDSQLKLQQEESRKQQAFRKQEMDGILLRQKQLEETNRQLSEKAGDVRRSLRDLELSEGKYCELKDLPEERLSIPEYVSVRFYEVVTPLRTQVKELQEKKNSLSEDLDSHRSQIKSLMESYEEERRMRSELEIRSQRLTLELADTKQLIQEGDYKRENYGKVKRERDAFEAELSDLRRRLEVLDVAHSAQTKERNDLSKEVATLQQSVTLLQKDKEYLNRQNMELSVRCAHEEDRLERLQVQLEDTKRAREEAYEKYVASRDHYKTEYENKLRDELEQIRLKTGHEIESLQRTSKEMYERENRNLREAKDNALVEKDRAVTAEREATEKYSQLLDQFRQLQLGTDSRVAELLNQVKLKSFEVERAQMVLEETSKNLGQCQTECEKQQRKVEVLTKEFYGLQTSSEKRVTGLQAQNAELRARLETYERLEQELDDVTMQAAELENEDEAERVLFSYGYGANVPTTAKRRLKQSVHLARRLLQLEKQNTLLRRDLERQTAHVGQISEELEAANQLLQQAQQPYSYLIDTVQQRDGQIAALRKQVGQLEEDVRSLKRENTALQQVKNNMAADLERLLNHREELSVMKQVLISMHSGQNGGAAPPPRPEAASGTAVYAPRGTGLGTEDEEHGPKPKPTVFTNKEVPEWYKKLKQRTK; this is encoded by the exons ATGCCTCCTAAAAAGCATGACAAAGATGCCAAAGCGAACGTTTCCAGCTCTCTGGAGTCCGAAGACTTCAGTTTAGAAACCACAGTTCCCACCGAGGACATTTCCTCTTCAGACGAGAGAGATGGGGCGCAGAAAATCACAAGACAGTTAATTGAGAGAAAGGAGTTGCTCCACAATCTCCAGTTGTTGAAAATTGAGCTGTCGCAGAAAAATCTCATCATTGACAACCTCAAGGTGGACAATCTGACCAAG ATTGAAGAACTGGAAGAGAGGCTCAATGATGCCCTTCATCAGAAACAGCTCCTGGCGTTACGGCTCGACAGCCAACTCAAGCTGCAGCAGGAAGAGAGCAG GAAGCAGCAGGCgttcaggaaacaggaaatggatggCATTTTGCTGCGTCAGAAGCAGCTGGAAGAGACCAACAGGCAGCTGAGTGAGAAAGCAGGAGACGTAAGACGCAGCCTCAGGGACCTAGAGCTGAGTGAGGGGAAGTACTGCGAGCTCAAGGACCTTCCGGAGGAAAGGCTCTCAATCCCAGAAtacgtgtct GTGCGGTTCTATGAGGTGGTGACTCCCCTGAGAACGCAGGTGAAGGAGCTTCAGGAGAAAAAGAACTCTCTGTCAGAAGACCTGGACAGCCACAGGAGCCAGATAAAGTCACTGATGGAG AGCTATGAGGAGGAAAGAAGAATGCGCTCTGAGCTGGAGATCAGGAGTCAGCGCCTCACTCTTGAGCTGGCAGACACGAAGCAGCTCATCCAGGAGGGGGACTACAAGAGGGAGAACTATGGCAAAGTGAAACG GGAACGAGATGCCTTTGAGGCGGAGCTGAGTGACCTGAGGAGGAGGCTGGAAGTCCTGGATGTAGCGCACAGCGCTCAAACCAAGGAGAGAAATGACCTGAGCAAAGAG gTGGCCACCCTGCAGCAGTCTGTCACTCTGCTGCAGAAGGATAAGGAGTACCTGAACCGGCAGAACATGGAGCTCAGCGTGCGCTGTGCCCACGAGGAGGACCGGCtggagaggttgcaggttcaactGGAGGACACCAAGAGGGCCCGGGAGGAGGCCTACGAGAAATACGTTGCGTCACG agacCATTACAAAACGGAATATGAAAACAAGCTCCGCGATGAGCTGGAACAAATTCGGCTGAAAACGGGACACGAAATTGAGAGTCTTCAGAGAACGTCGAAAGAGATGTACGAGCGTGAAAACAG GAACCTGCGAGAAGCGAAAGACAACGCTTTGGTGGAGAAAGACAGAGCCGTCACAGCCGAGAGAGAAGCCACTGAAAAATACAGCCAGCTCCTGGATCA GTTCAGACAGCTTCAGCTCGGGACAGACAGCCGGGTGGCAGAGTTGCTCAATCAAGTGAAACTGAAGTCCTTTGAAGTGGAGCGCGCTCAGATGGTGCTGGAGGAAACGTCCAAGAACCTCGGCCAGTGCCAGACCGAGTGTGAGAAGCAGCAGAGAAAAGTGGAG GTCCTGACGAAGGAGTTTTACGGCCTTCAGACGTCATCGGAGAAGCGCGTCACGGGGCTGCAAGCGCAGAACGCGGAGCTGCGGGCACGCCTGGAGACCTACGAGCGGCTGGAGCAGGAGCTCGATGATGTCACCATGCAGGCGGCGGAGC TAGAGAACGAAGATGAGGCAGAGAGAGTTCTTTTCTCATACGGCTACGGGGCCAACGTTCCTACGACGGCCAAAAGACGTTTAAAGCAAAG tGTTCACCTTGCTCGGAGGCTACTGCAGCTGGAGAAGCAGAACACCCTGCTGAGGAGAGACTTGGAGAGACAGACGGCTCACGTGGGACAGATCTCTGAAGAG ctggAAGCGGCCAATCAGCTCCTGCAGCAAGCTCAGCAGCCGTACAGCTACCTCATAGACACGGTGCAGCAGAGGGACGGCCAGATCGCGGCCCTGAGAAAGCAGGTCggccagctggaggaggacgtCAG GAGTCTGAAGCGAGAGAACACGGCCCTGCAGCAGGTGAAGAACAACATGGCCGCCGATCTGGAGAGACTGCTCAATCACAGGGAG GAACTGTCTGTTATGAAACAAGTCCTCATAAGCATGCACTCGGGGCAGAACGGAGGGgccgccccgccgccccgcccggAGGCCGCGAGCGGAACTGCGGTTTACGCGCCCAGAGGGACCGGCCTCGGGACCGAGGACGAGGAGCACGggcccaaacccaaacccaccgtgttt aCTAATAAAGAAGTCCCGGAGTGGTAtaagaaactaaaacaaaggaCCAAATGA
- the pibf1 gene encoding progesterone-induced-blocking factor 1 isoform X3, translating into MPPKKHDKDAKANVSSSLESEDFSLETTVPTEDISSSDERDGAQKITRQLIERKELLHNLQLLKIELSQKNLIIDNLKVDNLTKIEELEERLNDALHQKQLLALRLDSQLKLQQEESRKQQAFRKQEMDGILLRQKQLEETNRQLSEKAGDVRRSLRDLELSEGKYCELKDLPEERLSIPEYVSVRFYEVVTPLRTQVKELQEKKNSLSEDLDSHRSQIKSLMESYEEERRMRSELEIRSQRLTLELADTKQLIQEGDYKRENYGKVKRERDAFEAELSDLRRRLEVLDVAHSAQTKERNDLSKEVATLQQSVTLLQKDKEYLNRQNMELSVRCAHEEDRLERLQVQLEDTKRAREEAYEKYVASRDHYKTEYENKLRDELEQIRLKTGHEIESLQRTSKEMYERENRNLREAKDNALVEKDRAVTAEREATEKYSQLLDQFRQLQLGTDSRVAELLNQVKLKSFEVERAQMVLEETSKNLGQCQTECEKQQRKVEVLTKEFYGLQTSSEKRVTGLQAQNAELRARLETYERLEQELDDVTMQAAELENEDEAERVLFSYGYGANVPTTAKRRLKQSVHLARRLLQLEKQNTLLRRDLERQTAHVGQISEEVSLPTRGCYVS; encoded by the exons ATGCCTCCTAAAAAGCATGACAAAGATGCCAAAGCGAACGTTTCCAGCTCTCTGGAGTCCGAAGACTTCAGTTTAGAAACCACAGTTCCCACCGAGGACATTTCCTCTTCAGACGAGAGAGATGGGGCGCAGAAAATCACAAGACAGTTAATTGAGAGAAAGGAGTTGCTCCACAATCTCCAGTTGTTGAAAATTGAGCTGTCGCAGAAAAATCTCATCATTGACAACCTCAAGGTGGACAATCTGACCAAG ATTGAAGAACTGGAAGAGAGGCTCAATGATGCCCTTCATCAGAAACAGCTCCTGGCGTTACGGCTCGACAGCCAACTCAAGCTGCAGCAGGAAGAGAGCAG GAAGCAGCAGGCgttcaggaaacaggaaatggatggCATTTTGCTGCGTCAGAAGCAGCTGGAAGAGACCAACAGGCAGCTGAGTGAGAAAGCAGGAGACGTAAGACGCAGCCTCAGGGACCTAGAGCTGAGTGAGGGGAAGTACTGCGAGCTCAAGGACCTTCCGGAGGAAAGGCTCTCAATCCCAGAAtacgtgtct GTGCGGTTCTATGAGGTGGTGACTCCCCTGAGAACGCAGGTGAAGGAGCTTCAGGAGAAAAAGAACTCTCTGTCAGAAGACCTGGACAGCCACAGGAGCCAGATAAAGTCACTGATGGAG AGCTATGAGGAGGAAAGAAGAATGCGCTCTGAGCTGGAGATCAGGAGTCAGCGCCTCACTCTTGAGCTGGCAGACACGAAGCAGCTCATCCAGGAGGGGGACTACAAGAGGGAGAACTATGGCAAAGTGAAACG GGAACGAGATGCCTTTGAGGCGGAGCTGAGTGACCTGAGGAGGAGGCTGGAAGTCCTGGATGTAGCGCACAGCGCTCAAACCAAGGAGAGAAATGACCTGAGCAAAGAG gTGGCCACCCTGCAGCAGTCTGTCACTCTGCTGCAGAAGGATAAGGAGTACCTGAACCGGCAGAACATGGAGCTCAGCGTGCGCTGTGCCCACGAGGAGGACCGGCtggagaggttgcaggttcaactGGAGGACACCAAGAGGGCCCGGGAGGAGGCCTACGAGAAATACGTTGCGTCACG agacCATTACAAAACGGAATATGAAAACAAGCTCCGCGATGAGCTGGAACAAATTCGGCTGAAAACGGGACACGAAATTGAGAGTCTTCAGAGAACGTCGAAAGAGATGTACGAGCGTGAAAACAG GAACCTGCGAGAAGCGAAAGACAACGCTTTGGTGGAGAAAGACAGAGCCGTCACAGCCGAGAGAGAAGCCACTGAAAAATACAGCCAGCTCCTGGATCA GTTCAGACAGCTTCAGCTCGGGACAGACAGCCGGGTGGCAGAGTTGCTCAATCAAGTGAAACTGAAGTCCTTTGAAGTGGAGCGCGCTCAGATGGTGCTGGAGGAAACGTCCAAGAACCTCGGCCAGTGCCAGACCGAGTGTGAGAAGCAGCAGAGAAAAGTGGAG GTCCTGACGAAGGAGTTTTACGGCCTTCAGACGTCATCGGAGAAGCGCGTCACGGGGCTGCAAGCGCAGAACGCGGAGCTGCGGGCACGCCTGGAGACCTACGAGCGGCTGGAGCAGGAGCTCGATGATGTCACCATGCAGGCGGCGGAGC TAGAGAACGAAGATGAGGCAGAGAGAGTTCTTTTCTCATACGGCTACGGGGCCAACGTTCCTACGACGGCCAAAAGACGTTTAAAGCAAAG tGTTCACCTTGCTCGGAGGCTACTGCAGCTGGAGAAGCAGAACACCCTGCTGAGGAGAGACTTGGAGAGACAGACGGCTCACGTGGGACAGATCTCTGAAGAGGTATCTCTCCCCACTAGAGGATGTTATGTGTCATAA
- the dis3 gene encoding exosome complex exonuclease RRP44 codes for MLKTKTFVKKTRSGGVMKIVREHYLRDDIWCGSEFCVECKQDSPVLQKEACIESNLCPFTHYLIPDTNVVLHQIDILEDPLIKNVIILQTVLQEVRHRSGPIYKRIKDIIHDAEKHFYTFTNEHHSETFIERLQAESANDRNDRAIRVAAKWYGEHLKNAPAAEELKIVLLTNDRGNKEKAEETGLIAHKCDEYVKSLIANPELVDRLALTSDDSNEITSSKLLFPEHLPLSKIQTGIKNNTFLQGTFRASRDNYLEATVFVHGEGEDGKEVLIQGLQNLNRAVHQDVVAVELLPRDQWVAPSSVVLQDEGPKDEDEADETETMLKSEASEAMLKPTGKVVGIIKRNWRPFCGMLSKSQIKEATRHLFTPADRRIPRIRVETRQAVALEGQRIMVAIDGWPKHSRYPNGHFVRNLGSAGDKETETEVLLLEHDVPHQAFSQAVLSFLPKMPWGITEEDMKKRLDLRQLCVCSVDPPGCTDIDDALHCRDLENGNLEVGVHIADVSHFIRPGNALDQEAASRGTTVYLCDKRIDMVPELLSSNLCSLRSNVDRFAFSCIWEVNHEAEILSTRFTKSVINSKASLTYAEAQMRIDDAHMNDDITRSLRGLNKLAKILKRKRIEKGALTLSSPEVRFHIDSETHDPIDLQTKELKETNSMVEEFMLLANISVAQKIYDEFSECALLRKHPAPPPSNYDILIKAAKSKNLEIHTDSAKALADSLDEAKVDGFSYLNTLLRILATRCMMQAVYFCSGMDSDFHHYGLASAIYTHFTSPIRRYADIIVHRLLAVAIGADCTYPDLMDKHKQSALCNNLNYRHKMSQYAQRASVAFHTQLFFKSRGNLNEDGFILFVRKNAIIILIPKFGLEGTVFFEHKDQKHSPSLTFNEEGPTLTVEKHTFSMFDKVKVTISLDASNIQHQKIRMALIEPVIPGVSVAAPVDGPVVKRPKLDR; via the exons ATGTTAAAGACGAAAACGTTCGTCAAAAAGACCCGGTCGGGAGGGGTAATGAAGATAGTCCGGGAGCACTACCTGAGAGACGACATTTGGTGTGGAAGTGAATTTTGCGTGGAGTGCAAACAGGATTCCCCCGTGCTGCAGAAAGAAGCGTGCATTGAAAGCAACCTGTGTCCCTTCACTCACTACCTTATTCCTGACACAAACGTCGTGTTACATCAG ATCGATATCCTGGAAGATCCCCTGATCAAGAACGTCATCATTCTTCAGACGGTTCTGCAGGAAGTCAGACACCGGAGCGGCCCAATCTATAAGCGAATTAAAGATATCATCCATGACGCGGAGAAGCATTTTTATACTTTCACCAATGAACACCACAG CGAGACATTTATAGAGCGTTTGCAAGCGGAAAGCGCCAATGATCGAAATGACAGAGCGATTCGCGTGGCGGCCAAGTGGTACGGCGAGCACCTGAAAAACGCCCCAGCGGCAGAAGAACTGAAGATAGTTCTGCTGACGAATGACCGAGGGAACAAGGAAAAGGCCGAAGAGACTGGCCTAATAGCGCACAAAT GTGACGAATACGTCAAGAGCTTGATAGCCAATCCTGAACTGGTGGACCGTCTGGCTTTGACGTCGGATGACAGT AACGAGATCACGAGCAGCAAGCTTCTGTTTCCGGAGCACCTTCCTTTGTCCAAGATCCAGACCGGGATTAAGAACAACACCTTCCTCCAGGGGACGTTCCGGGCCAGCCGGGACAACTACCTGGAAGCCACGGTCTTCGTCCACGGAGAAGGAGAGGACGGCAAGGAG GTCCTGATCCAAGGCCTGCAGAACCTGAACCGGGCCGTGCACCAGGACGTGGTGGCGGTGGAGCTGCTGCCTCGTGACCAGTGGGTGGCGCCCTCCTCCGTGGTTCTGCAAGACGAGGGTCCGAAGGACGAAGACGAGGCAGACGAGACTGAAACCATG TTGAAGAGTGAAGCCAGTGAAGCCATGTTGAAGCCCACAGGGAAGGTGGTGGGGATCATTAAGAGGAACTGGAGGCCATTTTGTGGGATGCTGTCTAAATCACAGATTAAAGAG GCCACGAGGCACTTGTTTACCCCGGCGGACCGCAGAATTCCCAGGATCCGCGTGGAGACCCGGCAGGCCGTCGCTCTGGAGGGCCAGAGGATCATGGTCGCTATCGACGGCTGGCCCAAGCACTCCAGATACCCCAAT GGCCATTTTGTGAGGAACCTGGGGAGCGCCGGAGACAAGGAGACGGAGACggaggtgctgctgctggagcacgACGTTCCGCACCAGGCCTTCTCCCAGGCCGTCCTCAGCTTCCTACCCAAGATGCCCTGGGGCATCACTGAAGAG GACATGAAGAAGCGCCTGGACCTGAGGCagctgtgcgtgtgcagtgtggACCCTCCTGGATGCACAGACATCGACGACGCGCTCCACTGCCGGGACCTGGAAAACGGGAACCTGGAG GTGGGCGTCCACATCGCCGACGTCAGCCATTTCATTCGCCCCGGAAATGCTCTGGACCAGGAGGCAGCCAGCAGGGGCACAACCGTGTACCTGTGTGACAAG AGGATTGACATGGTGCCTGAACTGCTCAGCTCTAACCTGTGCTCTTTGAGGTCCAATGTTGACAG GTTTGCCTTTTCCTGCATCTGGGAGGTGAACCACGAGGCTGAAATTCTCAGCACCCGTTTCACCAAGAGCGTAATAAACTCCAAG GCCTCCCTAACGTACGCAGAGGCCCAGATGAGGATCGACGATGCCCACATGAACGATGACATCACCAGGAGCCTGCGTGGGCTGAACAAGCTGGCCAAGATCCTGAAGAGGAAAAGGATTGAAAAGGG GGCTTTGACCCTGTCCTCTCCAGAGGTGCGTTTCCACATCGACAGCGAGACTCACGACCCCATCGACCTGCAGACCAAGGAGCTGAA gGAAACCAACTCCATGGTTGAAGAGTTCATGTTGCTCGCGAATATTTCCGTAGCGCAGAAGATCTACGATGAATTTTCAGAGTGTGCGCTTCTCAGGAAACACCCGGCTCCACCACCGTCCAACTATGACATCCTGATAAAGGCCGCCAAGTCCAAA AACCTGGAGATCCACACGGACTCGGCCAAGGCCCTGGCGGATTCGCTGGACGAGGCCAAGGTGGACGGCTTCTCCTACCTCAACACGCTGCTGCGGATCCTGGCCACCCGCTGCATGATGCAGGCCGTCTACTTCTGCTCCGGCATGGACAGCGACTTCCACCACTACGGCCTGGCATCCGCCATCTACACCCACTTCACCTCGCCCATCAGGAG GTATGCTGACATCATCGTCCATCGCCTCCTGGCTGTGGCCATAGGGGCAGATTGCACATACCCGGACCTGATGGACAAACACAAGCAGTCGGCCCTGTGTAACAACCTCAACTACAGGCACAAAATGTCGCAGTACGCCCAAAGGGCTTCTGTTGCCTTCCATACACAG ctgtTTTTCAAGAGCAGAGGCAATCTCAATGAAGATGGCTTCATCCTCTTTGTGAGAAAGAAtgccatcatcatcctcatcccGAAGTTTGGACTAGAGGGCACCGTGTTCTTCGAACACAAAGACCAAAAGCACAGTCCAAGTCTCACCTTCAACGAAGAG GGGCCCACACTGACAGTGGAAAAGCACACTTTCAGCATGTTTGACAAAGTGAAAGTGACCATCAGCTTGGACGCGTCCAACATCCAGCATCAGAAAATAAGAATGGCTCTCATTGAGCCTGTG ATCCCTGGGGTCAGCGTGGCTGCTCCTGTGGACGGGCCGGTGGTGAAGAGGCCCAAGCTGGACCGCTGA
- the pibf1 gene encoding progesterone-induced-blocking factor 1 isoform X2, which translates to MPPKKHDKDAKANVSSSLESEDFSLETTVPTEDISSSDERDGAQKITRQLIERKELLHNLQLLKIELSQKNLIIDNLKVDNLTKIEELEERLNDALHQKQLLALRLDSQLKLQQEESRKQQAFRKQEMDGILLRQKQLEETNRQLSEKAGDVRRSLRDLELSEGKYCELKDLPEERLSIPEYVSVRFYEVVTPLRTQVKELQEKKNSLSEDLDSHRSQIKSLMESYEEERRMRSELEIRSQRLTLELADTKQLIQEGDYKRENYGKVKRERDAFEAELSDLRRRLEVLDVAHSAQTKERNDLSKEVATLQQSVTLLQKDKEYLNRQNMELSVRCAHEEDRLERLQVQLEDTKRAREEAYEKYVASRDHYKTEYENKLRDELEQIRLKTGHEIESLQRTSKEMYERENRNLREAKDNALVEKDRAVTAEREATEKYSQLLDQFRQLQLGTDSRVAELLNQVKLKSFEVERAQMVLEETSKNLGQCQTECEKQQRKVEVLTKEFYGLQTSSEKRVTGLQAQNAELRARLETYERLEQELDDVTMQAAEQNEDEAERVLFSYGYGANVPTTAKRRLKQSVHLARRLLQLEKQNTLLRRDLERQTAHVGQISEELEAANQLLQQAQQPYSYLIDTVQQRDGQIAALRKQVGQLEEDVRSLKRENTALQQVKNNMAADLERLLNHREELSVMKQVLISMHSGQNGGAAPPPRPEAASGTAVYAPRGTGLGTEDEEHGPKPKPTVFTNKEVPEWYKKLKQRTK; encoded by the exons ATGCCTCCTAAAAAGCATGACAAAGATGCCAAAGCGAACGTTTCCAGCTCTCTGGAGTCCGAAGACTTCAGTTTAGAAACCACAGTTCCCACCGAGGACATTTCCTCTTCAGACGAGAGAGATGGGGCGCAGAAAATCACAAGACAGTTAATTGAGAGAAAGGAGTTGCTCCACAATCTCCAGTTGTTGAAAATTGAGCTGTCGCAGAAAAATCTCATCATTGACAACCTCAAGGTGGACAATCTGACCAAG ATTGAAGAACTGGAAGAGAGGCTCAATGATGCCCTTCATCAGAAACAGCTCCTGGCGTTACGGCTCGACAGCCAACTCAAGCTGCAGCAGGAAGAGAGCAG GAAGCAGCAGGCgttcaggaaacaggaaatggatggCATTTTGCTGCGTCAGAAGCAGCTGGAAGAGACCAACAGGCAGCTGAGTGAGAAAGCAGGAGACGTAAGACGCAGCCTCAGGGACCTAGAGCTGAGTGAGGGGAAGTACTGCGAGCTCAAGGACCTTCCGGAGGAAAGGCTCTCAATCCCAGAAtacgtgtct GTGCGGTTCTATGAGGTGGTGACTCCCCTGAGAACGCAGGTGAAGGAGCTTCAGGAGAAAAAGAACTCTCTGTCAGAAGACCTGGACAGCCACAGGAGCCAGATAAAGTCACTGATGGAG AGCTATGAGGAGGAAAGAAGAATGCGCTCTGAGCTGGAGATCAGGAGTCAGCGCCTCACTCTTGAGCTGGCAGACACGAAGCAGCTCATCCAGGAGGGGGACTACAAGAGGGAGAACTATGGCAAAGTGAAACG GGAACGAGATGCCTTTGAGGCGGAGCTGAGTGACCTGAGGAGGAGGCTGGAAGTCCTGGATGTAGCGCACAGCGCTCAAACCAAGGAGAGAAATGACCTGAGCAAAGAG gTGGCCACCCTGCAGCAGTCTGTCACTCTGCTGCAGAAGGATAAGGAGTACCTGAACCGGCAGAACATGGAGCTCAGCGTGCGCTGTGCCCACGAGGAGGACCGGCtggagaggttgcaggttcaactGGAGGACACCAAGAGGGCCCGGGAGGAGGCCTACGAGAAATACGTTGCGTCACG agacCATTACAAAACGGAATATGAAAACAAGCTCCGCGATGAGCTGGAACAAATTCGGCTGAAAACGGGACACGAAATTGAGAGTCTTCAGAGAACGTCGAAAGAGATGTACGAGCGTGAAAACAG GAACCTGCGAGAAGCGAAAGACAACGCTTTGGTGGAGAAAGACAGAGCCGTCACAGCCGAGAGAGAAGCCACTGAAAAATACAGCCAGCTCCTGGATCA GTTCAGACAGCTTCAGCTCGGGACAGACAGCCGGGTGGCAGAGTTGCTCAATCAAGTGAAACTGAAGTCCTTTGAAGTGGAGCGCGCTCAGATGGTGCTGGAGGAAACGTCCAAGAACCTCGGCCAGTGCCAGACCGAGTGTGAGAAGCAGCAGAGAAAAGTGGAG GTCCTGACGAAGGAGTTTTACGGCCTTCAGACGTCATCGGAGAAGCGCGTCACGGGGCTGCAAGCGCAGAACGCGGAGCTGCGGGCACGCCTGGAGACCTACGAGCGGCTGGAGCAGGAGCTCGATGATGTCACCATGCAGGCGGCGGAGC AGAACGAAGATGAGGCAGAGAGAGTTCTTTTCTCATACGGCTACGGGGCCAACGTTCCTACGACGGCCAAAAGACGTTTAAAGCAAAG tGTTCACCTTGCTCGGAGGCTACTGCAGCTGGAGAAGCAGAACACCCTGCTGAGGAGAGACTTGGAGAGACAGACGGCTCACGTGGGACAGATCTCTGAAGAG ctggAAGCGGCCAATCAGCTCCTGCAGCAAGCTCAGCAGCCGTACAGCTACCTCATAGACACGGTGCAGCAGAGGGACGGCCAGATCGCGGCCCTGAGAAAGCAGGTCggccagctggaggaggacgtCAG GAGTCTGAAGCGAGAGAACACGGCCCTGCAGCAGGTGAAGAACAACATGGCCGCCGATCTGGAGAGACTGCTCAATCACAGGGAG GAACTGTCTGTTATGAAACAAGTCCTCATAAGCATGCACTCGGGGCAGAACGGAGGGgccgccccgccgccccgcccggAGGCCGCGAGCGGAACTGCGGTTTACGCGCCCAGAGGGACCGGCCTCGGGACCGAGGACGAGGAGCACGggcccaaacccaaacccaccgtgttt aCTAATAAAGAAGTCCCGGAGTGGTAtaagaaactaaaacaaaggaCCAAATGA